The Phaeodactylum tricornutum CCAP 1055/1 chromosome 2, whole genome shotgun sequence DNA window GAGGCATCAGCTCTGGCGCACTGATCGTAATCGCCGTTGTGCTGACGCTCGCGACATTTCTTTTCCCTTCCGAAATGAACCAAGTAGAACAAGAAGCTGGCTACCTTGCACAAAAGGCAGAACACGACTTGATGGACTGGGTTCATCGCGACGGAGGAAGCTCACAGGTCTCATCTTCCAAGTGGGTAGACGGTGAAAAAAGACTAAAAGTAAAGCTCAAGGAACTAGCTGATAGACAAGCAAAGGGGTTGGACATTGGTGTACCGGTTTTGACGCGCTACCTCGGCGAGGACATTCCGGCTTGGCCTGACGCGACGATTACTAAGGAAGCCTGGAACGCAAAGGTCGCTGAAAAATATGCGGAAATGAGTcgagaggaagaagaatggCGAGCAAAAGTCGCTGCTGTTGTTT harbors:
- a CDS encoding predicted protein; translation: MQRRQASSYAPTKEPSPSRITGKHTAVRTKPRVEGGISSGALIVIAVVLTLATFLFPSEMNQVEQEAGYLAQKAEHDLMDWVHRDGGSSQVSSSKWVDGEKRLKVKLKELADRQAKGLDIGVPVLTRYLGEDIPAWPDATITKEAWNAKVAEKYAEMSREEEEWRAKVAAVVSKDQRG